A part of Bacillus thuringiensis genomic DNA contains:
- the leuB gene encoding 3-isopropylmalate dehydrogenase → MEKRIVCLAGDGVGPEVMESAKEVLHMVERLYGHHFHLQDEYFGGSAIDLNGQPLPQRTLAACLTSDAVLLGAVGGPRWDSAKERPEKGLLALRKGLGVFANVRPVTVESATAHLSPLKKADEIDFVVVRELTGGIYFSYPKERTDEVATDTLTYHRHEIERIVSYAFQLASKRKKKVTSIDKANVLESSKLWRTVAEEVALRYPDVELEHILVDAAAMELIRNPGRFDVIVTENLFGDILSDEASVLAGSLGMLPSASHAEKGPSLYEPIHGSAPDIAGKNKANPIAMMRSVAMMLGQSFGLTREGCAIEEAISAVLKLGKCTADIGGTETTTSFTKAVIQEMEEQALVGRGR, encoded by the coding sequence TTGGAAAAACGTATCGTTTGTTTAGCTGGTGATGGTGTTGGCCCGGAAGTTATGGAAAGTGCGAAGGAAGTATTGCATATGGTAGAGAGGTTATATGGGCATCATTTTCATTTGCAAGATGAGTATTTTGGCGGGAGTGCTATCGATTTAAATGGGCAACCATTACCGCAACGAACGCTTGCCGCCTGTTTAACAAGTGATGCGGTTTTACTAGGAGCAGTTGGTGGACCAAGGTGGGATAGCGCGAAAGAAAGACCAGAGAAAGGATTATTAGCTCTAAGAAAAGGACTTGGTGTATTTGCAAATGTTCGCCCTGTAACGGTAGAAAGCGCAACAGCACATTTATCGCCATTAAAAAAGGCTGATGAAATTGATTTCGTTGTCGTTCGTGAATTAACAGGCGGAATTTATTTTTCTTATCCGAAAGAACGAACGGACGAAGTAGCAACAGATACACTGACGTATCATCGTCATGAAATTGAACGTATCGTTTCTTATGCCTTTCAATTAGCGAGTAAGCGGAAGAAAAAAGTAACATCGATCGATAAAGCGAATGTTTTAGAATCTAGTAAGCTATGGAGAACTGTGGCAGAAGAAGTAGCACTTCGTTACCCAGACGTTGAACTAGAACATATTTTAGTAGATGCAGCGGCTATGGAGTTAATTCGGAATCCAGGACGGTTTGATGTAATTGTAACGGAAAATTTATTTGGGGATATTTTGAGTGACGAGGCTTCCGTATTAGCTGGATCATTAGGAATGCTTCCATCAGCAAGTCACGCGGAAAAGGGGCCTTCATTATACGAGCCTATTCACGGATCAGCGCCGGATATTGCCGGGAAAAATAAGGCGAATCCAATTGCAATGATGCGCTCTGTTGCAATGATGCTTGGGCAATCGTTCGGATTAACGAGAGAAGGGTGTGCAATTGAAGAAGCAATTTCAGCAGTCCTTAAATTAGGAAAATGTACAGCAGATATCGGGGGAACTGAAACGACAACTTCATTTACGAAGGCAGTTATACAAGAGATGGAAGAGCAAGCGCTAGTAGGGAGAGGGAGATAA
- the hisG gene encoding ATP phosphoribosyltransferase has translation MRNIQIALTKGRLEKRVIPLFEQIGIDCSELKNKGRKLVFQSKNTDISFILVKAVDVATYVEHGVADIGVVGKDILMENEKDIYEMLDLGVGVCKFCVASIPTYNPKSYRKKRIATKYPHITSNYFHDRGEDVEIIKIEGSVEIAPILGLADAIVDIVETGKTLQENGLIVFEEMCSISARMIVNKAALKTKKDEIFSIINMMEQEILSGK, from the coding sequence ATGCGTAACATTCAAATTGCGTTAACGAAAGGAAGATTAGAGAAGCGTGTGATTCCACTCTTTGAGCAGATTGGAATTGATTGTTCAGAGCTCAAAAATAAAGGACGAAAGCTTGTCTTTCAAAGTAAAAATACAGATATCTCATTTATTTTAGTGAAAGCAGTAGATGTTGCTACTTATGTAGAACATGGAGTAGCTGATATTGGGGTCGTTGGAAAAGATATTTTAATGGAAAACGAGAAAGATATTTATGAAATGTTGGATTTAGGAGTAGGCGTATGTAAGTTTTGTGTAGCTTCTATTCCTACTTATAACCCAAAGAGTTACCGGAAGAAACGTATTGCAACGAAATATCCACATATTACTTCTAACTATTTCCATGATAGAGGAGAGGATGTAGAAATTATTAAAATAGAAGGTTCTGTAGAAATCGCTCCTATTCTTGGATTAGCGGATGCAATTGTTGATATTGTTGAAACGGGAAAAACATTACAAGAAAATGGACTCATTGTATTTGAGGAAATGTGTTCTATATCTGCTCGAATGATTGTAAATAAGGCTGCATTAAAAACTAAAAAAGACGAAATATTCAGTATTATAAATATGATGGAGCAAGAAATTTTGTCAGGAAAATAG
- the hisZ gene encoding ATP phosphoribosyltransferase regulatory subunit has protein sequence MTKWKRANPNGTRDYLFEECTLIEEVEQKLRRTFLERGYEEIRTPTIEFYDVFAFQNRPIDEEKMYKFFDEKGRIIVLRPDMTIPLARVMGTQRWDTPLKLTYGGNVFRANESLTGKYNEIVQSGIEIIGIDNVRAEIECVISVIQSLQKVKVQSFTIEIGQVQLYKCIVKKLSIHEEEERALRTYIESKNYAALSNFIREKKLDRCDETVRLLEKLPRLFGSLEVIEEAEKLASSNEMKMAIARVKEIYEAIEKLGYGSYISIDLGMIQHLDYYTGVIFKGYIYEIGEEIVSGGRYDELIGNFGEILPAVGLAVQVNQIVKALQEQQEPYERKRIDIIIHYELNRLAEAERLRNLLQKDGKKVELSLFSNINDTFQFARKNQIVTVVEAKNESLVEYVWKEKWVVQKEGETSCVTFKLR, from the coding sequence ATGACAAAATGGAAACGAGCAAACCCAAATGGAACGAGAGACTATTTATTCGAAGAATGTACGTTAATTGAAGAAGTGGAGCAAAAATTAAGACGTACTTTTTTAGAGAGAGGTTATGAGGAAATAAGGACACCTACAATTGAATTTTATGATGTTTTTGCCTTTCAAAATAGACCGATAGATGAAGAAAAGATGTATAAATTTTTTGATGAAAAGGGACGGATTATCGTCTTGCGTCCAGATATGACAATTCCTTTAGCGAGAGTGATGGGAACGCAGAGGTGGGATACGCCGCTTAAATTGACGTATGGCGGGAATGTATTTCGAGCGAATGAGTCCCTTACCGGAAAATATAATGAAATTGTGCAAAGTGGTATTGAAATTATCGGGATTGATAATGTAAGAGCTGAAATTGAATGTGTAATAAGCGTTATTCAATCACTTCAAAAGGTGAAGGTGCAATCTTTTACAATAGAGATTGGGCAGGTACAGTTATATAAATGTATTGTCAAAAAGCTTTCCATTCATGAGGAAGAAGAGAGAGCCCTTAGGACATACATTGAAAGTAAAAATTATGCTGCTCTATCAAATTTTATTAGAGAAAAGAAATTAGATCGATGTGATGAAACAGTAAGATTACTTGAGAAATTACCAAGGCTATTTGGGAGTTTAGAAGTGATTGAGGAAGCAGAAAAACTCGCTTCAAGTAATGAAATGAAAATGGCGATTGCAAGAGTGAAAGAAATATATGAAGCAATTGAAAAACTAGGCTATGGATCTTACATATCAATTGATTTAGGTATGATCCAACATTTAGATTACTATACGGGAGTTATTTTCAAAGGGTATATATATGAAATTGGAGAAGAAATTGTTAGTGGCGGAAGATATGATGAGTTAATTGGAAATTTTGGGGAAATACTACCGGCTGTTGGACTCGCGGTGCAAGTCAATCAAATTGTGAAGGCGCTGCAAGAGCAGCAAGAACCATATGAACGAAAGAGAATAGATATTATCATTCATTATGAGTTAAATAGATTAGCAGAAGCGGAAAGATTACGAAATTTACTTCAAAAGGACGGGAAAAAAGTAGAGCTATCTTTATTCTCTAATATAAACGACACCTTTCAATTTGCAAGAAAAAATCAAATAGTAACAGTCGTTGAGGCAAAGAATGAATCATTGGTGGAATATGTATGGAAAGAGAAATGGGTAGTCCAGAAAGAAGGAGAAACCTCATGCGTAACATTCAAATTGCGTTAA
- the ilvB gene encoding acetolactate synthase large subunit — MSSKTEEQLATGAQLLLEALEKEGVEVIFGYPGGAVLPLYDALYDCEIPHILARHEQGAIHAAEGYARITGNPGVVIATSGPGATNVITGLADAMIDSLPLVVFTGQVATTLIGSDAFQEADIMGLTMPVTKHNYQVRKASDLPRIIKEAFHIARTGRPGPVVIDLPKDMVVEQGERCSDVQMDLPGYNPNYEPNLLQINKLLQAIRVANKPLILAGAGVLHAKASKELTSFARKYEIPVVHTLLGLGGFPPDDELFLGMGGMHGSYTANMALYECDLLINIGARFDDRLTGNLAYFAKEATVAHIDIDPAEIGKNVPTEIPIVASAKRALEVLLQPEGRKENHHEWISLLKNRKEKYPLSYKRNSESIKPQYAIDMLYEITKGEAIVTTDVGQHQMWAAQYYPLKTPDKWVTSGGLGTMGFGFPAAIGAQIAKPEELVIAIVGDAGFQMTLQELSVLKEHSLPVKVFILNNEALGMVRQWQDEFYNQRYSHSLLSCQPDFVALANAYGIKGVRIDDPLLAKKQIQHAIELQEPVVIDCRVLQSEKVMPMVAPGKGVHQMEGVEKR; from the coding sequence ATGTCTTCAAAAACGGAAGAGCAACTGGCAACTGGTGCACAGTTATTGTTAGAAGCGCTAGAAAAGGAAGGAGTAGAAGTGATTTTCGGTTATCCTGGTGGTGCTGTTTTACCTCTTTATGATGCACTCTATGATTGTGAAATTCCGCATATTTTAGCGAGGCATGAGCAAGGTGCTATTCACGCTGCGGAAGGGTATGCCAGAATTACTGGCAATCCAGGGGTTGTCATTGCAACGAGTGGGCCAGGCGCTACAAATGTTATTACGGGTCTAGCAGATGCGATGATTGATTCACTACCACTTGTTGTATTTACGGGGCAAGTAGCAACAACGTTAATTGGAAGTGATGCTTTCCAAGAAGCGGATATTATGGGGCTTACGATGCCGGTGACAAAACATAACTATCAAGTGCGAAAAGCTTCAGATTTACCTCGAATTATTAAAGAAGCATTTCATATTGCTAGAACAGGAAGACCAGGCCCAGTCGTTATTGACCTTCCGAAAGATATGGTAGTAGAGCAAGGCGAACGATGTAGTGATGTGCAAATGGATTTACCAGGATACAACCCTAATTATGAACCGAATCTACTCCAAATAAACAAATTATTACAAGCAATTAGAGTTGCAAACAAGCCATTAATTTTAGCTGGAGCAGGTGTATTGCATGCGAAAGCTTCGAAAGAATTAACAAGCTTTGCTCGTAAATATGAAATTCCTGTTGTGCATACATTACTTGGTCTTGGTGGGTTTCCGCCAGATGATGAACTATTTCTAGGGATGGGAGGAATGCATGGTTCTTACACAGCTAATATGGCGTTATACGAATGCGACTTACTCATTAATATAGGTGCGAGATTCGATGATCGTCTTACTGGAAATTTAGCTTATTTTGCTAAAGAGGCGACTGTCGCGCATATCGATATTGATCCAGCAGAAATCGGAAAAAATGTGCCGACTGAAATTCCTATTGTTGCAAGTGCTAAGCGAGCGTTGGAAGTATTACTTCAACCAGAAGGAAGGAAAGAAAATCATCATGAGTGGATCTCTTTATTAAAGAATAGAAAAGAAAAGTATCCATTATCTTATAAACGAAATTCTGAAAGTATTAAGCCTCAATATGCAATTGATATGTTATATGAAATTACGAAAGGCGAAGCGATTGTAACAACAGATGTGGGGCAACATCAAATGTGGGCAGCCCAATATTATCCGCTGAAAACTCCAGATAAATGGGTAACTTCAGGAGGATTAGGAACGATGGGATTCGGATTTCCTGCAGCAATTGGTGCACAAATTGCAAAGCCTGAGGAACTAGTTATTGCAATTGTCGGTGACGCTGGATTTCAAATGACTCTGCAAGAATTAAGTGTGTTAAAAGAACACTCTTTACCTGTTAAAGTATTTATTTTAAATAATGAAGCTTTAGGAATGGTAAGACAATGGCAAGATGAATTTTATAACCAAAGATATTCGCACTCTTTACTGTCGTGTCAACCAGACTTCGTCGCTCTTGCGAATGCGTATGGCATAAAAGGAGTTCGCATAGATGATCCACTTCTTGCAAAGAAGCAAATACAGCATGCGATTGAATTACAAGAACCAGTCGTAATTGATTGCCGTGTACTTCAATCAGAAAAGGTAATGCCGATGGTTGCGCCAGGGAAAGGTGTTCACCAAATGGAGGGAGTGGAAAAAAGGTGA
- the ilvC gene encoding ketol-acid reductoisomerase, producing MAKVYYEKDVTVNVLKEKKVAIIGYGSQGHAHAQNLRDNGFDVVVGLRKGKSWDKAKEDGFSVYTVAEAVDQADLVMILLPDELQPEVYEAEIAPNLQAGNSLVFAHGFNVHFDQVKPPANVDVFLVAPKGPGHLVRRTFAEGGAVPALFAVYQDATGVATEKALSYADGIGATRAGVLETTFKEETETDLFGEQAVLCGGVTALVKAGFETLVDAGYQPELAYFECLHELKLIVDLMYEGGLENMRYSVSDTAQWGDFVSGPRVVTEDTKKAMGTVLAEIQDGTFARGWIAEHKAGRPNFHATNEKENEHEIEVVGRKLREMMPFVQPRVKAGVK from the coding sequence ATGGCAAAGGTTTATTATGAGAAAGATGTAACGGTAAATGTATTAAAAGAAAAGAAAGTAGCAATCATCGGGTATGGCTCGCAAGGTCATGCGCATGCGCAAAACTTACGTGATAACGGATTTGATGTAGTAGTAGGTTTAAGAAAAGGGAAGTCTTGGGATAAAGCGAAAGAAGATGGATTTTCTGTATATACAGTAGCAGAAGCGGTGGATCAGGCTGATTTAGTAATGATTTTACTACCGGATGAATTGCAGCCAGAAGTATATGAAGCGGAAATTGCACCAAATTTACAGGCAGGAAATTCTCTCGTTTTTGCACACGGATTTAATGTTCACTTTGATCAAGTGAAACCACCAGCGAATGTAGATGTATTTCTAGTAGCACCAAAAGGTCCAGGACATCTTGTGCGCCGTACGTTTGCTGAAGGTGGAGCTGTTCCTGCATTATTTGCAGTATACCAAGATGCAACAGGAGTTGCGACTGAAAAGGCACTTTCTTATGCCGATGGAATTGGAGCGACGAGAGCTGGTGTATTAGAAACGACATTTAAAGAAGAAACGGAAACAGATTTATTTGGAGAGCAAGCTGTACTTTGCGGAGGAGTAACTGCGCTAGTAAAAGCTGGATTTGAAACGTTAGTTGATGCCGGATATCAGCCGGAACTTGCATATTTTGAATGTTTACATGAACTAAAACTTATTGTTGACCTTATGTATGAAGGTGGACTTGAAAATATGAGATATTCAGTTTCAGATACAGCGCAGTGGGGCGACTTCGTATCAGGACCACGCGTTGTAACGGAAGATACGAAGAAAGCGATGGGTACAGTGCTAGCAGAAATTCAAGATGGTACATTTGCAAGAGGCTGGATTGCAGAGCATAAAGCAGGAAGACCGAATTTCCATGCGACAAATGAGAAAGAGAATGAACATGAAATCGAAGTAGTTGGACGTAAATTACGTGAAATGATGCCTTTCGTACAGCCGCGAGTAAAGGCAGGGGTCAAATAA
- the leuC gene encoding 3-isopropylmalate dehydratase large subunit, which yields MGKRLLDKLWERHVVTTNENGLDLLYIDLHLVHEVTSPQAFEGLRLTNRTVRRPDLTFATMDHNIPTKDVWNITDRIAKQQLDTLRENCKQFQVPLADIGDEEQGIVHVIGPELGLTQPGKTIVCGDSHTATHGAFGALAFGIGTSEVEHVLATQTLWQRKPKAMGIELKGKLQKGVYAKDIILHLLSKYGVAVGTGYVMEFYGETIGAMEMEERMTLCNMAIEGGAKAGIIAPDEKTVAYVKGRQYAPKDYETFEKKWSELYTDSDAIYDLHISIDVTDLAPYVTWGTNPSMGVRIDEKLPEKQDENDERAFSYMGLSPGQSTYDIPVQHVFIGSCTNSRLSDLEIAASVVKGKKVKEGVRALVVPGSKRVREAAMKKGLHHIFEEAGFEWREPGCSMCLGMNPDQVPEGEHCASTSNRNFEGRQGKGARTHLVSPAMAAAAALYGHFVDTRKESYDGAISYS from the coding sequence ATGGGAAAAAGGCTGTTAGATAAACTTTGGGAAAGACACGTAGTTACGACAAACGAAAATGGATTAGATTTATTATATATCGATCTTCATCTTGTTCATGAAGTAACATCACCGCAAGCCTTTGAAGGCTTGCGGCTTACAAACCGAACAGTCCGTAGACCGGATTTAACATTCGCGACGATGGATCACAATATTCCAACGAAAGATGTTTGGAATATTACCGATCGAATTGCGAAGCAGCAACTAGATACACTCCGGGAAAATTGTAAACAATTTCAGGTGCCGTTAGCGGATATTGGGGATGAAGAGCAAGGGATTGTTCATGTTATCGGACCAGAACTTGGACTTACGCAGCCAGGAAAAACAATTGTTTGTGGTGATAGTCATACAGCAACACATGGTGCGTTTGGCGCGCTAGCATTTGGCATTGGTACGAGTGAAGTGGAGCATGTATTGGCGACGCAAACGTTATGGCAACGTAAACCGAAAGCGATGGGCATTGAGCTAAAAGGGAAATTACAGAAAGGTGTGTACGCAAAAGATATTATTTTGCATCTCCTTTCAAAGTACGGTGTAGCAGTTGGAACTGGATACGTAATGGAATTTTACGGAGAGACAATTGGAGCTATGGAGATGGAAGAGAGAATGACGCTTTGTAATATGGCAATTGAAGGAGGAGCCAAGGCTGGTATTATAGCACCAGATGAAAAAACAGTTGCTTATGTAAAAGGACGTCAATATGCACCGAAAGACTATGAAACATTCGAGAAGAAATGGTCTGAACTTTATACAGATTCAGATGCAATTTATGATTTGCATATTTCAATAGATGTGACGGATTTAGCACCGTATGTTACGTGGGGAACAAACCCGAGTATGGGTGTTCGTATTGATGAAAAATTGCCAGAAAAGCAGGATGAAAATGACGAAAGAGCATTTTCTTATATGGGATTAAGCCCTGGACAAAGTACATATGACATTCCGGTTCAGCATGTTTTCATTGGATCTTGTACAAATTCTAGGCTCTCTGATTTAGAAATTGCTGCATCTGTTGTGAAAGGGAAAAAGGTAAAAGAAGGTGTGCGAGCACTCGTTGTGCCTGGATCGAAAAGAGTAAGAGAAGCTGCGATGAAAAAAGGACTACATCACATATTTGAAGAAGCTGGATTTGAATGGAGAGAACCTGGATGTTCCATGTGTCTTGGAATGAATCCAGATCAAGTACCTGAAGGAGAACATTGTGCTTCAACTTCAAATCGTAATTTTGAAGGAAGACAAGGAAAAGGAGCACGAACACATTTAGTTAGCCCAGCAATGGCGGCAGCAGCTGCGTTATATGGTCATTTTGTTGATACTAGAAAGGAGAGTTATGATGGAGCCATTTCGTATTCATAA
- the leuA gene encoding 2-isopropylmalate synthase, giving the protein MKQILFMDTTLRDGEQSPGVNLNEQEKLQIARQLERLGIHVMEAGFAAASEGDFQSVKRIANTIQNATVMSLARAKESDIRRAYEAVKGAVSPRLHVFLATSDIHMKYKLCMSKEDVLDSIHRSVTLGKSLFPTVQFSAEDATRTARDFLAEAVEVAIRAGANVINIPDTVGYTNPEEYYSLFKYLQESVPSYEKAIFSCHCHDDLGMAVANSLAAVEGGALQVEGTINGIGERAGNAALEEVAVALHIRKDFYKAESSMTLKEIKATSTLVSRLTGMVVPKNKAIVGANAFAHESGIHQDGVLKEVTTYEIIEPELVGESQNLFVLGKHSGRHAFTEKMKELGYEFTKEERDAVFEAFKKLADRKKEITEEDLRALMLGEAAFAAQQYNITQLQVHFVSNSTQCATVVLKDEEGNVYEDAATGSGSIEAIYNAIQRILGLECELADYRIQSITQGQDALAHVHVELKEGTHQVSGFGVAQDVLEASARAYVHAAGKLKSFIQLVK; this is encoded by the coding sequence ATGAAGCAGATTTTGTTCATGGATACGACGCTACGTGATGGCGAACAATCACCAGGAGTGAATTTAAATGAACAAGAGAAATTGCAAATTGCAAGGCAATTAGAGAGACTAGGTATTCATGTCATGGAAGCTGGCTTTGCCGCAGCTTCCGAAGGGGATTTTCAATCGGTAAAACGCATTGCGAATACCATTCAAAATGCTACAGTTATGAGTTTAGCTAGAGCGAAAGAAAGTGATATTCGAAGAGCATATGAAGCTGTGAAAGGTGCGGTATCTCCTCGTTTACACGTATTTTTAGCTACGAGTGATATTCATATGAAATATAAACTTTGTATGTCAAAGGAAGATGTATTAGATAGTATTCATCGCTCGGTTACACTTGGGAAATCGTTATTTCCGACAGTACAATTTTCTGCAGAAGATGCGACAAGAACAGCAAGAGATTTTTTAGCTGAAGCAGTAGAAGTTGCGATTCGTGCAGGAGCAAATGTAATTAATATTCCAGATACAGTTGGATATACGAATCCAGAAGAATATTATTCTCTTTTTAAATACTTACAAGAATCCGTTCCTTCATATGAAAAAGCAATTTTCTCTTGTCATTGTCACGATGATCTTGGGATGGCTGTAGCAAATTCATTAGCTGCGGTTGAAGGCGGAGCATTGCAAGTAGAAGGAACAATTAATGGAATTGGAGAAAGAGCGGGGAATGCGGCGTTAGAAGAGGTCGCAGTTGCTCTTCATATTAGAAAAGATTTCTATAAGGCGGAGTCTTCTATGACGCTAAAAGAAATTAAAGCGACGAGTACATTAGTAAGCAGATTAACAGGTATGGTTGTACCGAAAAATAAAGCAATCGTTGGAGCGAATGCTTTTGCTCATGAATCAGGAATTCATCAAGATGGTGTATTAAAAGAAGTGACAACGTATGAGATTATTGAACCAGAGCTAGTAGGCGAATCTCAAAATTTATTTGTGCTTGGAAAACATTCTGGACGTCACGCGTTTACAGAAAAAATGAAAGAGCTTGGTTATGAATTTACAAAGGAAGAACGAGATGCGGTGTTTGAAGCGTTTAAAAAATTAGCTGATCGTAAGAAGGAAATTACTGAGGAAGATTTACGTGCACTTATGCTTGGGGAAGCAGCATTTGCGGCTCAGCAATATAACATTACGCAACTACAAGTACATTTCGTATCAAATAGTACACAATGCGCGACAGTTGTGCTAAAAGACGAAGAAGGAAATGTATACGAAGATGCAGCCACTGGTTCTGGTAGTATTGAAGCGATTTATAATGCAATCCAAAGAATTTTAGGATTAGAATGTGAATTGGCGGATTATCGCATACAATCTATTACACAAGGTCAAGATGCACTGGCTCATGTTCATGTTGAATTAAAAGAAGGAACACATCAAGTATCAGGTTTTGGTGTTGCACAAGACGTATTGGAAGCGTCGGCGAGAGCATATGTCCATGCAGCAGGGAAATTGAAATCTTTTATCCAGCTTGTGAAATAA
- the leuD gene encoding 3-isopropylmalate dehydratase small subunit — MEPFRIHKGTAAVLMNDNIDTDQIIPKQYLKRIERTGFGKYLFDEWRYDNERHENPNFPLNAQDRKGASILITGNNFGCGSSREHAPWALADYGFRVIIAGGFADIFYMNCMKNGMLPIVMDKEMREKLVKTDAREQIEVDLENEVITTSTYRFHFTIEKMWKEKLLNGLDEISITMQYQQEIVEYERKVALY; from the coding sequence ATGGAGCCATTTCGTATTCATAAAGGTACTGCCGCAGTACTGATGAATGATAACATTGATACAGATCAAATTATTCCAAAGCAATACTTAAAGAGAATTGAAAGGACGGGATTTGGAAAATATTTATTTGATGAGTGGCGATATGATAATGAGCGACATGAAAACCCTAATTTCCCACTTAATGCACAAGACAGAAAAGGAGCAAGTATATTAATTACAGGTAATAATTTTGGGTGTGGTTCTTCCAGAGAACATGCACCTTGGGCACTTGCTGATTATGGTTTCCGCGTTATTATCGCCGGAGGGTTTGCAGATATTTTTTATATGAATTGTATGAAGAATGGTATGTTGCCAATTGTAATGGATAAAGAAATGCGAGAAAAACTTGTCAAAACGGATGCGAGAGAACAAATAGAAGTAGATTTAGAGAATGAAGTAATTACAACGAGTACGTACAGGTTTCATTTTACAATCGAGAAAATGTGGAAAGAGAAATTATTGAATGGTCTAGACGAAATTAGTATTACGATGCAATATCAACAGGAAATTGTAGAGTATGAAAGGAAAGTAGCTTTATATTAA
- the ilvN gene encoding acetolactate synthase small subunit, giving the protein MKRIVTATVRNQSGVLNRITGVMTRRHFNIESISVGHTESSDISRMTIVVHVENEQQVEQLIKQLHKQIDVLKVSDITEEAMIARELALIKVATSVARAELYSLIEPFRAAVIDVGKDSIVVQVTGTQEKVEALIELLRPYGLKEIARTGVTAFTRSMKKQDKQVMLIQ; this is encoded by the coding sequence GTGAAGAGAATTGTTACAGCGACAGTTCGAAATCAAAGTGGTGTGTTAAACCGAATTACAGGTGTTATGACACGAAGACATTTTAATATTGAAAGTATTTCAGTAGGCCATACAGAATCATCGGACATATCACGGATGACGATTGTTGTACACGTTGAAAATGAACAGCAAGTTGAACAGTTAATTAAACAACTTCATAAGCAAATTGATGTTCTGAAAGTATCAGATATTACAGAAGAAGCGATGATTGCAAGAGAACTTGCACTTATTAAAGTCGCAACATCAGTAGCAAGAGCAGAATTATATAGTTTAATTGAACCGTTTCGAGCCGCTGTAATAGATGTTGGGAAGGATTCCATAGTTGTGCAAGTAACCGGTACGCAGGAGAAAGTAGAAGCATTAATTGAATTACTTCGTCCATACGGTTTGAAAGAAATTGCTAGAACAGGTGTAACAGCATTTACGCGTAGTATGAAAAAACAAGATAAGCAAGTTATGTTAATTCAATAA